In a single window of the Flavobacterium sp. W4I14 genome:
- a CDS encoding hypothetical protein (product_source=Hypo-rule applied; superfamily=47781): MIKPLKYKSINWINGMKLSSDHFTLSDLYLQDFVRDAASLHLNNSNYGFLPPFAGYKSSHDIEIIEKATNHIEVRVRYCNAITPEGCHIDIVQSDNMDTLVHNHYFGQSEPRNYVILLVVSPFNRIPTGTPNPEENPIRYPELAKSYAIAVLPESEVGSQTADSYFLTIGQVYYENGRLSINNSYIPPSSTITSHPALIRYYESFSVLLNDLQLAAFKIIDKTGGRDNITPLGKNIRLISEKIVDYIAGLFYEYRNIAHRESPAVLVGYFSSLAHIFFTAIKLIDPREREELLKYFYEWKDVTPGNFEELLAKTIELVYDHKQINNSMLMANEFMNVLVALWNKLSGLEYIGQRKENIVVAEQQVVQQVQARKTWTLLD; the protein is encoded by the coding sequence ATGATAAAGCCGCTAAAATATAAATCCATTAACTGGATTAATGGCATGAAGCTTTCCAGTGATCATTTTACATTAAGTGATCTTTATTTGCAGGACTTTGTACGCGATGCCGCCTCTTTACATTTAAACAATAGTAATTACGGATTTTTACCCCCTTTTGCTGGTTATAAAAGTTCTCACGATATCGAAATTATCGAAAAAGCAACCAACCATATCGAGGTAAGGGTAAGATACTGTAATGCCATTACACCCGAAGGCTGCCACATTGATATTGTACAATCGGATAATATGGATACGCTGGTACACAACCACTATTTTGGCCAGTCAGAACCGCGTAACTATGTGATTTTATTAGTGGTAAGTCCGTTTAACCGTATACCAACAGGCACACCAAACCCTGAAGAAAATCCGATCCGTTACCCTGAACTTGCCAAAAGTTATGCTATTGCGGTTTTACCGGAGAGCGAGGTGGGTTCGCAAACAGCAGATAGTTATTTCTTAACCATCGGGCAGGTTTACTACGAAAATGGCAGGTTATCGATCAACAACAGTTATATACCGCCCAGCTCAACCATAACAAGTCATCCAGCCCTGATTAGATACTATGAATCTTTTAGTGTTTTACTAAATGATTTACAGCTGGCGGCTTTTAAAATTATCGACAAAACAGGAGGAAGGGACAACATTACGCCGCTAGGCAAGAACATCCGCTTAATTTCAGAGAAAATTGTAGATTACATTGCAGGTTTATTTTACGAGTACAGAAACATTGCACACCGCGAATCGCCAGCAGTTTTAGTAGGTTATTTCTCCAGCTTGGCGCACATTTTTTTTACCGCCATTAAACTGATTGATCCCCGCGAAAGAGAAGAACTACTGAAGTATTTTTACGAATGGAAAGATGTAACCCCAGGGAACTTTGAAGAGCTTTTAGCCAAAACCATTGAACTGGTTTACGATCATAAACAAATTAACAACAGCATGCTAATGGCCAATGAATTTATGAATGTATTGGTAGCGCTTTGGAATAAATTGAGTGGATTAGAATATATTGGCCAGCGCAAAGAAAATATTGTGGTTGCCGAACAGCAAGTTGTACAGCAGGTACAGGCCAGAAAAACCTGGACATTACTGGATTAA
- a CDS encoding TetR/AcrR family transcriptional repressor of nem operon (product_source=KO:K16137; cath_funfam=1.10.10.60,1.10.101.10; cog=COG1309; ko=KO:K16137; pfam=PF00440; superfamily=46689,48498), translating into MLTKAERTKQFILETAAPIFNQKGISGANIDDVLAATKLTKGCLYGHFEGKEDLALQVVDFMLKTNGEKMLSTISKGKTAKAKVFAFLDFYKDPLNTYLKGGCPIFNVAVESDDHFPAIKEKIASVIRRGQELFVGVLKQGIKDGEFSDELDPAVYAFKAVAAVEGAVIMCRSMNTAKPMASLLKNLKAELESYEI; encoded by the coding sequence ATGCTTACTAAAGCCGAAAGAACAAAGCAATTCATCCTGGAAACAGCGGCCCCTATCTTTAATCAGAAAGGAATATCAGGCGCTAATATAGACGATGTGCTTGCTGCTACAAAATTGACTAAAGGATGCCTTTATGGCCATTTTGAAGGTAAGGAAGATCTTGCCTTACAGGTTGTTGATTTTATGCTGAAAACCAACGGTGAAAAAATGTTATCAACTATCAGTAAGGGTAAGACAGCAAAAGCTAAAGTGTTTGCCTTTCTCGATTTTTATAAGGATCCTTTGAACACCTACTTAAAAGGCGGATGCCCCATATTTAATGTTGCTGTTGAATCTGATGACCATTTTCCGGCAATTAAAGAGAAGATAGCCAGTGTTATCCGGCGCGGACAGGAATTATTTGTTGGTGTTTTAAAACAGGGCATTAAGGACGGAGAGTTTTCTGACGAACTTGACCCTGCTGTGTATGCATTTAAAGCAGTAGCTGCTGTTGAAGGTGCAGTGATTATGTGCAGATCTATGAACACGGCAAAACCGATGGCGAGTTTGCTCAAAAACCTGAAAGCAGAATTAGAAAGTTACGAGATCTAA
- a CDS encoding hypothetical protein (product_source=Hypo-rule applied) — protein MRCIANIVSLIFDYNRYFFGNKNLTYNKNEALKFNEKRNFD, from the coding sequence ATGAGATGTATTGCAAATATAGTATCTTTAATATTTGATTATAATCGTTATTTTTTCGGTAATAAAAATTTAACCTATAACAAAAATGAAGCCTTAAAGTTTAATGAAAAAAGAAACTTTGATTAA
- a CDS encoding hypothetical protein (product_source=Hypo-rule applied; pfam=PF17555; transmembrane_helix_parts=Outside_1_4,TMhelix_5_27,Inside_28_39,TMhelix_40_59,Outside_60_63,TMhelix_64_86,Inside_87_98,TMhelix_99_121,Outside_122_130,TMhelix_131_153,Inside_154_297), with amino-acid sequence MDVQSFFIRFLLFPLIFIVSTAVLSIINKKNQFLNNKRLIVSVLLIGIILALPGFLGFLNFNFMPWGYIICCIFYLLMGTVFVYLLTKYYPKDVLERKVFIFFATFISAILAVYLFQLAFNWLSSVNFGWFGAGSITCFFVPLIFWWAYVSLLGIPSEIYKIWKYPDTPLDINMDHVDFNRLLVLELELYKKSSDPEPLKVKVKAVENMNFGIWFHKFIDDYNLKFAKSPVEFRGDDMENYKWIFFIKTSFFKRNIFIDPDLDIIENGITEKMTIYAKRVSENVNKANEVGESAIFI; translated from the coding sequence ATGGACGTTCAATCATTTTTTATCCGCTTTCTCTTATTCCCGCTGATCTTCATCGTATCAACAGCGGTGCTTTCTATCATCAACAAAAAGAACCAGTTTCTCAATAACAAAAGACTTATCGTAAGTGTTCTGCTTATCGGCATTATTTTAGCTCTTCCGGGATTTTTAGGGTTCCTAAACTTTAATTTTATGCCCTGGGGCTACATTATCTGCTGTATTTTTTATCTCTTGATGGGCACGGTTTTCGTTTATCTGTTAACCAAATACTACCCTAAAGATGTACTGGAGCGCAAGGTTTTTATCTTTTTCGCCACTTTCATTTCGGCTATTTTAGCTGTTTATTTATTTCAGCTCGCCTTTAACTGGTTAAGCTCGGTAAATTTTGGATGGTTTGGTGCTGGCAGTATCACCTGCTTTTTTGTTCCGCTTATTTTTTGGTGGGCTTATGTTTCACTGCTTGGTATCCCTTCAGAAATCTACAAGATCTGGAAATATCCTGATACTCCTTTAGACATCAACATGGATCACGTAGATTTTAACCGTTTATTGGTACTGGAGCTGGAGCTTTACAAAAAAAGCAGCGATCCCGAACCTTTAAAAGTAAAGGTAAAAGCTGTAGAGAACATGAACTTCGGTATCTGGTTCCACAAGTTTATTGATGATTACAATTTAAAATTCGCCAAAAGCCCTGTAGAATTCAGGGGCGACGATATGGAAAATTATAAATGGATTTTCTTTATCAAAACTTCTTTTTTTAAACGCAATATTTTCATCGATCCGGATCTCGACATTATCGAAAATGGCATTACCGAAAAAATGACGATTTATGCTAAACGGGTATCTGAAAACGTGAACAAAGCCAATGAAGTTGGAGAAAGTGCTATCTTTATCTAA
- a CDS encoding putative oxidoreductase (product_source=KO:K14189; cath_funfam=3.40.50.720; cog=COG3967; ko=KO:K14189; pfam=PF00106; superfamily=51735), with translation MQIKGKTVLITGGASGIGLEAAKQFLAEGASVIIIGRNQGKLDDAKKLYPAIIAIKSDVSEADDAQKLFNQVQQLGGIDILYNNAGVLTDPINLGSADERHFKDAAYEINVNYLGVIRLNNLFIDMLKSRRESAIINTTSLLSYVPSLLEATYSASKVALQFYTRSLRKHLQILNSSVKVFELLPPLVATEMTTDMNGKKMSAADMVKDFIAGLQKDKLTIRIGDTKVVYILNRLFPKMVFNLANPKKSYKVISQ, from the coding sequence ATGCAAATAAAAGGAAAAACGGTATTGATCACCGGCGGGGCATCAGGTATCGGGCTGGAAGCAGCAAAACAATTTTTGGCTGAAGGAGCCAGCGTAATCATTATTGGCAGAAACCAAGGAAAACTAGATGATGCCAAGAAGCTATATCCGGCAATCATAGCCATTAAAAGTGATGTGTCAGAAGCCGATGATGCACAAAAGCTTTTTAACCAGGTGCAGCAACTGGGCGGTATCGATATATTGTACAACAATGCAGGTGTTTTAACTGATCCAATCAATCTTGGATCGGCAGACGAAAGGCATTTTAAAGATGCTGCCTACGAAATAAACGTCAATTACCTTGGAGTGATCCGGCTTAACAATCTTTTCATAGATATGCTGAAATCAAGGAGAGAAAGCGCAATCATCAACACAACCTCCTTACTTAGTTATGTTCCGTCATTACTGGAAGCAACTTATTCAGCCTCTAAAGTAGCGCTGCAGTTTTACACCAGATCGCTTAGAAAACACCTTCAGATTTTGAACAGCAGTGTAAAGGTTTTTGAACTTTTACCTCCACTGGTGGCAACAGAAATGACCACCGACATGAACGGAAAAAAAATGAGCGCGGCAGATATGGTGAAAGATTTTATTGCCGGCCTTCAAAAAGACAAGCTCACGATCCGTATAGGTGATACTAAAGTAGTGTATATACTTAACCGGCTTTTTCCAAAAATGGTTTTTAATCTGGCTAATCCTAAGAAAAGTTATAAAGTAATATCGCAATAA
- a CDS encoding NADPH:quinone reductase-like Zn-dependent oxidoreductase (product_source=COG0604; cath_funfam=3.40.50.720,3.90.180.10; cog=COG0604; pfam=PF08240,PF13602; superfamily=50129,51735): MKAIQYNDYGNSDVLKQVEIPVPSVKNGNDVLVQVKAAGVNPIDIKIRMGFMKTIRPVEMPFIPGGEAAGIIVAIGDDVSAFKVGDEVIALTGTNAYAEYVTANESFVVPKPQGLSFVEAASIGVNIGTAQSVLFIAGKLQKGQSVLIQGGSGAVGGAMVQMAKAAGAYVIATASGKGVALAKSFGADEVIDYKLQDVASVIKDIDLVADTAGGEAQVKLFQVLKPGGVLLSIVVPPSQELAEQYKVKASFVASNISAQTLQNGIELLKIGKFKPVVSKVFKLEEAAMAQDFLTAGGVNGKVILTLD; encoded by the coding sequence ATGAAAGCGATACAATATAACGACTACGGAAATTCAGATGTATTAAAACAGGTTGAAATTCCGGTACCATCAGTTAAGAATGGAAATGATGTGTTAGTTCAGGTTAAAGCTGCAGGCGTAAATCCGATAGACATTAAAATCCGGATGGGCTTTATGAAAACCATCCGCCCCGTAGAGATGCCATTTATTCCAGGCGGTGAGGCTGCAGGAATAATTGTCGCCATCGGAGATGATGTATCAGCCTTTAAAGTGGGCGATGAAGTGATTGCCCTAACCGGCACAAATGCCTACGCAGAATATGTAACCGCAAACGAAAGCTTCGTGGTGCCAAAACCACAAGGGCTTTCCTTTGTTGAGGCGGCATCAATTGGTGTCAACATTGGCACTGCCCAATCCGTTCTGTTCATTGCTGGTAAATTACAAAAGGGACAAAGCGTATTAATCCAGGGCGGAAGCGGCGCTGTTGGTGGCGCAATGGTACAGATGGCTAAAGCTGCAGGCGCATACGTTATTGCAACAGCATCGGGAAAAGGCGTGGCATTGGCAAAAAGTTTTGGTGCCGACGAGGTAATTGATTATAAATTACAAGATGTTGCAAGTGTGATTAAGGATATTGATCTGGTAGCGGATACCGCTGGTGGTGAGGCCCAGGTAAAGCTTTTTCAAGTGCTAAAACCCGGTGGTGTGCTATTGAGCATTGTGGTACCACCATCGCAGGAACTGGCAGAACAATACAAGGTAAAAGCGAGTTTTGTGGCTTCTAACATTTCGGCCCAAACCTTGCAGAATGGCATTGAACTCTTAAAAATCGGAAAATTTAAACCGGTTGTTTCTAAGGTATTCAAACTCGAAGAAGCAGCTATGGCACAGGATTTTTTAACAGCCGGAGGTGTAAACGGAAAGGTTATCCTTACGCTCGATTAA
- a CDS encoding NADPH:quinone reductase-like Zn-dependent oxidoreductase (product_source=COG0604; cath_funfam=3.90.180.10; cog=COG0604; pfam=PF08240,PF13602; smart=SM00829; superfamily=50129,51735), with the protein MKAFIIDKYKSKDGGKIENVPIPVLQADEVLVEVYAAGINLLDSKIRKGEFKLFLPYKTPFILGHDLAGIITKVGAQVQKFQVGDHVYARPADHRIGTFAEFIAVNEADLAIKPAELTMEEAASIPLVGLTAWQALIEKGQLQKGERVFIQAGSGGVGTFAIQLAKYLGATVATTTGTTNIELVKSLGADVVIDYKKDGFEKVLNDYDLVLNSQDGLTLEKSLQVLKTGGKLISISGPPDPDFAEQIGASWFVKLVMRLLSSKVRKKAKRLNVDFSFLFMRASGTQLNEITTLINAGAIKPVINKIFPFQSVNEAIAYVESGRAKGKVVIKMK; encoded by the coding sequence ATGAAAGCATTTATAATAGACAAATACAAAAGCAAGGATGGCGGTAAGATTGAAAATGTACCTATTCCAGTATTGCAAGCTGATGAAGTTTTGGTAGAAGTATACGCTGCCGGCATAAACCTTCTCGATTCCAAAATAAGGAAAGGGGAGTTCAAACTTTTTTTGCCTTATAAAACCCCATTTATTCTGGGGCATGACCTGGCCGGTATAATAACTAAGGTTGGTGCGCAGGTGCAAAAGTTTCAGGTTGGAGACCATGTTTATGCCCGGCCCGCAGATCATCGTATCGGAACTTTTGCAGAATTCATTGCCGTTAATGAGGCTGATTTGGCAATAAAGCCTGCAGAACTTACCATGGAAGAAGCGGCATCCATCCCACTCGTGGGCCTTACTGCCTGGCAGGCACTCATTGAAAAAGGGCAGCTGCAAAAAGGAGAGCGGGTTTTCATTCAGGCTGGCTCAGGCGGTGTGGGCACATTTGCCATTCAGTTGGCTAAATATCTGGGGGCTACTGTGGCTACAACTACAGGTACAACCAACATAGAACTGGTAAAAAGTCTCGGTGCGGATGTGGTTATAGACTATAAAAAGGATGGCTTTGAGAAAGTTCTGAATGATTACGATCTGGTTTTAAATAGCCAGGACGGATTAACGCTTGAAAAGTCGCTACAGGTATTAAAAACAGGTGGAAAGCTCATCTCGATCTCTGGTCCTCCCGATCCGGATTTTGCGGAACAAATCGGTGCCTCCTGGTTTGTGAAACTGGTTATGCGCCTGTTGAGCTCGAAGGTAAGGAAGAAAGCAAAAAGGCTGAATGTGGATTTTTCCTTTCTGTTTATGAGGGCTAGCGGAACGCAGTTAAATGAAATTACGACGCTTATAAATGCCGGGGCTATTAAACCTGTGATCAACAAAATTTTTCCCTTCCAATCGGTCAATGAAGCAATAGCTTATGTAGAAAGTGGTCGCGCCAAAGGGAAAGTGGTAATAAAAATGAAGTAA
- a CDS encoding short-subunit dehydrogenase (product_source=COG0300; cath_funfam=3.40.50.720; cog=COG0300; pfam=PF00106; superfamily=51735) translates to MESKQKTVLVTGASSGIGLLVASRLHENGYQVIGTSRNPEKYQAKLPYKLLPLDLNDDRSITSFGQLLFSQIKRLDVLVNNAGYLVNGLAEETPIELGRRQFETNFWGTIKLTNALLPYLRKQNHGKIITLGSLLGLVGLPNVSYYAASKHALEGYFKSLRFELNQFNIKVVMVEPMSFKTNIGESGTVATGTIPAYDTFRQKVTAYTKSTFDNAPDPAPVIATLLQTVKEKNPKFSYPVGKGSSIVLLLQHFVYKVFEKSILKSVNASK, encoded by the coding sequence ATGGAATCAAAACAAAAAACGGTTTTAGTTACAGGTGCTTCATCAGGCATTGGGCTGCTTGTTGCCAGCAGGCTCCACGAAAATGGATACCAGGTGATCGGAACCAGCCGAAACCCCGAAAAATACCAGGCAAAACTGCCATATAAGTTACTGCCTTTAGACCTGAATGATGACCGCTCTATAACATCTTTTGGTCAGTTGCTCTTCAGTCAGATTAAACGGTTGGATGTGTTGGTTAACAATGCTGGTTACCTTGTAAATGGACTTGCGGAGGAAACGCCCATTGAATTAGGCAGGCGGCAGTTTGAAACCAATTTTTGGGGAACGATCAAATTAACCAACGCGTTGCTGCCCTACTTAAGAAAGCAAAACCATGGAAAAATAATCACCCTCGGTTCTTTGCTGGGCTTAGTGGGTCTTCCAAATGTGTCCTATTATGCGGCTTCCAAACATGCGCTCGAAGGTTATTTTAAATCATTGCGTTTTGAATTGAACCAGTTTAACATCAAGGTAGTAATGGTTGAGCCGATGAGTTTTAAAACCAATATCGGTGAAAGTGGAACTGTTGCTACAGGAACGATCCCAGCCTATGATACCTTCAGGCAAAAGGTAACCGCCTATACTAAAAGTACATTTGATAATGCACCTGATCCTGCACCGGTTATCGCGACTTTATTGCAAACAGTAAAGGAAAAGAATCCAAAGTTTAGTTACCCTGTCGGAAAAGGATCATCAATCGTACTGCTGCTTCAGCATTTCGTTTATAAGGTTTTCGAAAAATCCATTCTGAAATCTGTAAATGCTTCAAAATAA
- a CDS encoding hypothetical protein (product_source=Hypo-rule applied; cath_funfam=1.10.10.60) translates to MKKIALVLLMGVALLTCKKNKTTSDCGEKMCTEEFASIVLKFVDNKGAGAEVKDFNVINQRTGERVRANSSIYTSTIKGVFIIVDDNNKPGLSEQGDDLKITGTSVETDQTKSVVIKVSGGKCACHIAKISGPQQIAFD, encoded by the coding sequence ATGAAAAAAATAGCACTTGTATTATTGATGGGAGTTGCCCTTCTAACCTGTAAAAAAAATAAAACGACCTCTGATTGTGGGGAGAAAATGTGTACTGAAGAATTTGCCTCGATAGTGTTAAAATTTGTAGACAATAAAGGCGCTGGCGCTGAAGTAAAAGATTTTAATGTAATCAACCAAAGAACAGGAGAGCGGGTAAGGGCTAATTCGAGTATTTATACAAGTACCATAAAAGGCGTATTTATTATCGTTGATGATAATAACAAACCTGGTCTGTCAGAACAGGGAGATGATCTGAAAATTACTGGTACCTCTGTAGAAACCGATCAAACTAAATCTGTTGTAATTAAAGTAAGTGGCGGCAAGTGCGCATGTCACATCGCTAAAATTTCAGGCCCGCAGCAGATTGCTTTCGATTAA
- a CDS encoding N-ethylmaleimide reductase (product_source=KO:K10680; cath_funfam=3.20.20.70; cog=COG1902; ko=KO:K10680; pfam=PF00724; superfamily=51395), with protein MKLLEKVTLGNKILRNAMAMAPMTRSRANLEGVVSDLTALYYTQRASAGLLITEAINISEQAIGSPLTPGIYSDEQIEAWKKVTKSVHDNGGVIYAQLWHTGRVGHSVDRNGKLPVAPSAVAIKGQQHFTSQGMKDYETPHELTIVEIKQIVKDYGKAAKNAIEAGFDGVELHAAFGYLPNQFLSESANLRTDEYGGNTENRNRFVLEVMQELVDASGSDKVGIKLSPTVYYNNIENSDPVAQFGSLIEALNEFPLAYIHLMNGMFPLNNYPHYPKNAIETFGSISKHLVMANAGFNKESGEAELEKGIAKIISYGSLFLANPDLPKRFELNAGFNQIDQATMYGGGEHGYTDYPFLKD; from the coding sequence ATGAAATTGCTAGAAAAAGTAACATTAGGAAATAAAATATTAAGGAACGCGATGGCAATGGCGCCAATGACACGAAGCCGTGCTAACCTGGAAGGTGTAGTGTCAGACCTAACGGCCTTATATTACACGCAACGGGCAAGCGCAGGACTTTTGATCACGGAAGCCATTAATATCTCAGAACAGGCTATAGGAAGTCCGTTAACGCCAGGCATATATAGTGATGAGCAAATTGAAGCCTGGAAAAAAGTAACTAAGTCTGTGCATGACAACGGAGGTGTAATTTATGCCCAGTTATGGCATACAGGTCGTGTCGGCCATTCTGTGGACAGAAATGGAAAGCTCCCTGTTGCGCCTTCGGCAGTCGCGATAAAAGGGCAACAACATTTTACATCCCAGGGAATGAAAGATTACGAAACGCCTCATGAATTAACTATTGTGGAGATCAAACAGATCGTTAAAGATTATGGTAAGGCCGCTAAAAATGCTATCGAGGCAGGTTTCGATGGCGTAGAACTTCATGCTGCATTTGGATACCTGCCGAACCAGTTTCTATCGGAAAGTGCAAACCTGAGGACTGATGAATATGGTGGTAACACTGAAAACAGGAACCGCTTCGTACTGGAAGTGATGCAGGAACTGGTTGATGCTTCTGGGAGCGATAAAGTTGGCATTAAACTATCGCCAACAGTTTATTATAACAATATAGAGAATAGCGATCCTGTTGCTCAATTCGGTTCATTGATCGAAGCATTGAATGAATTCCCATTGGCCTATATCCATTTGATGAACGGCATGTTCCCTTTAAACAATTACCCACACTACCCTAAAAATGCGATAGAAACATTTGGCAGCATCAGTAAACACCTGGTAATGGCCAACGCTGGGTTCAATAAAGAAAGCGGAGAGGCAGAACTGGAGAAGGGCATCGCGAAAATAATTTCTTATGGTTCATTGTTTCTCGCCAATCCTGATCTGCCAAAAAGATTTGAATTAAATGCCGGATTTAATCAAATTGACCAAGCCACAATGTACGGTGGAGGTGAACATGGATATACTGATTATCCCTTCCTGAAAGATTGA
- a CDS encoding AraC-like DNA-binding protein (product_source=COG2207; cath_funfam=1.10.10.60; cog=COG2207; pfam=PF12833; smart=SM00342; superfamily=46689): MIFEFTAVPGFDFIIRFSELINVPIRDNFLEIPKEMGEGYVRKVGFGDDFRLTIHRYVLKEDLIIKRNPAAQANDIRTIFFYNGNDDREVTYNNEANVPFSQKKDASILLSTNDLHTEIRFPAGSNIQYVVVGITANRLRSVLSVEKPNGTITTIMDANASFLFFENLDPEMQLLLKNIVSVDMNNTLNNFYVQIKVQELMYLLFSKLSLRENTTFKSINSNDAEKLLAIRNKILSDLSTPPILSELATITAMSETKLKQLFKQTFGDTIYNYYQKARMEEAAFLLKQAKHSVSEVGYELGFSNLSHFSRLFEKRYGITPKKFSYTA, encoded by the coding sequence ATGATTTTCGAATTTACAGCGGTTCCGGGTTTTGACTTTATAATACGGTTTTCGGAACTAATTAATGTTCCGATAAGAGATAACTTTTTGGAGATCCCAAAGGAAATGGGAGAAGGTTATGTACGTAAGGTTGGCTTTGGTGATGATTTTAGATTAACGATCCACCGGTACGTATTAAAGGAAGACCTGATTATTAAGCGCAATCCAGCTGCGCAGGCCAATGATATACGCACCATTTTCTTTTATAATGGCAACGATGATCGTGAAGTTACATATAACAACGAGGCAAACGTACCCTTCTCACAAAAAAAGGACGCTTCTATACTCCTATCTACAAATGATTTGCATACAGAAATCCGTTTCCCTGCCGGCAGCAACATTCAATACGTGGTTGTGGGCATTACGGCGAACCGATTACGCTCAGTTCTGTCCGTTGAAAAACCTAATGGTACGATAACAACCATTATGGATGCAAACGCCTCCTTTCTCTTTTTCGAAAACCTGGATCCTGAAATGCAATTGCTCCTTAAAAATATTGTATCCGTTGATATGAATAACACTTTGAATAATTTCTACGTACAGATCAAGGTGCAGGAATTAATGTATCTGCTTTTCAGTAAGCTGTCGCTTAGGGAGAATACGACTTTTAAGAGCATAAATAGCAACGATGCAGAAAAGCTGCTGGCCATCCGCAACAAAATATTGAGTGATCTTAGTACTCCACCAATATTAAGCGAATTGGCCACTATCACCGCTATGAGCGAAACGAAACTTAAGCAGCTCTTTAAGCAAACATTTGGAGATACTATCTATAATTATTATCAAAAAGCAAGAATGGAAGAGGCTGCTTTTCTGTTGAAACAGGCCAAACATTCTGTTTCTGAGGTTGGATATGAGCTAGGATTTTCGAATCTCAGTCACTTCAGCCGGTTATTTGAAAAACGATACGGCATTACACCAAAGAAGTTTTCCTATACAGCTTAA
- a CDS encoding hypothetical protein (product_source=Hypo-rule applied; pfam=PF06996): MKKETLINNELFTDYKAVAHAADLIERKVIDADRIEIIPLGPDKRAFAKDIEHTTAYYSEKRRHERIRISTNREGLYDMLPEGLFHRPPTGSAGMDEESMIKDIRDRREEEKEARLFFTPFDAEINYVRIMTELYENMLDKKTTYSDLSQIFEFGWDEFNLLNKEQSIIWMHLLPEIQQKRNDIGFVSKVLTALFNLPLTIVDATANIAPVKIAEEMQMQLGGSALGIDTIIGDSFTPEHEAYHVNIGPTSPQELVKFIPGQKNKAILDMAISYLIPVDAEVNVELLTAPDYQETILSEDGESAYLGYTVYL; this comes from the coding sequence ATGAAAAAAGAAACTTTGATTAATAACGAACTATTTACAGATTACAAGGCCGTTGCCCACGCTGCCGACCTGATCGAACGTAAGGTAATTGATGCCGATAGGATTGAAATTATCCCATTGGGCCCCGATAAACGTGCTTTTGCAAAAGATATTGAGCATACCACGGCTTATTATTCTGAAAAAAGAAGGCACGAACGCATCCGCATCAGTACCAACCGCGAAGGATTGTATGATATGCTACCCGAGGGGCTTTTCCACCGTCCGCCAACCGGTAGTGCAGGTATGGACGAGGAATCTATGATTAAAGATATCAGGGATAGGAGAGAGGAAGAAAAGGAAGCCAGGTTATTTTTTACACCTTTTGATGCGGAAATTAATTATGTAAGGATCATGACCGAGTTATATGAAAATATGCTCGATAAAAAAACAACCTATTCCGATTTAAGTCAGATTTTTGAATTTGGATGGGATGAATTTAATTTGCTCAACAAAGAACAAAGCATTATCTGGATGCACCTGCTTCCCGAAATCCAGCAAAAGAGAAATGATATCGGTTTTGTATCAAAAGTACTTACTGCACTGTTTAACCTACCGCTTACCATTGTGGATGCTACAGCCAATATTGCACCGGTAAAAATTGCTGAAGAAATGCAGATGCAGCTGGGTGGAAGTGCATTGGGCATTGATACCATCATTGGTGATAGCTTTACCCCCGAACATGAAGCTTATCATGTTAATATTGGCCCAACTTCGCCACAGGAACTGGTTAAGTTTATTCCCGGACAAAAAAACAAGGCCATTTTAGATATGGCCATCAGCTATTTAATCCCTGTAGATGCAGAGGTTAACGTAGAGCTCCTTACCGCACCCGATTATCAGGAAACGATATTGAGCGAGGATGGGGA